In Candidatus Rokuibacteriota bacterium, one genomic interval encodes:
- a CDS encoding cytochrome ubiquinol oxidase subunit I encodes MNPPWRVIRDRRLWAALALAVIALVVAAPLAGAAEDKAGPPSDYRSFLGGNSRLVIWVVAELHLMFGAFVLGVPIFASIVEVIGWRTGERRYDDLAQEFTKLLSAAFSTTAAFGGLLIFALVGLYPRFMTFLTSIFHETFYVYALLFFAEGFTLYLYYYGWERMQGRWKGLHVLLGILLNLSGTALMLIANAWAAYMMAPSGIDKESLRFVGTTWQAVANPLWIPLAIHRFIANIAFGGFIVGAYAAVKFLGARSEADRAHYDWMGYVGNFVGLAALIPLPFAGYYLGREVYSASPVMGNNMMGGAFSWTFIIQAVLIGILFIGGNYYLWAGMGRIEGAERYQPYIKYINVILLVCFAVWLTPRNIPLTGEEQMALGGQFHPLLKYLGLMSAKNAAVNFIILSTFFSFLLYRRGNKGRPRPFAEQGPGATLALGAVAAVSIAVLSWYAWTLLTLDPKTLDLTPAQAGYFRPPAYLLFGQVGMVLLTAFLTLRDRGKLGQALFFASTTLASVFVLGVYGFVIMEKANPFLRNVAVAQWLMVMVCLLWNTTIDVLVFRGAESVGGIRWGKMPARSQYALVLLCVTIVMLMGMMGFIRSGLREDWHVYGVLQDTSTWAWTPTNAYMMRVVGSIVVAFLGLVSFVFWLAGLGEHERRDRGPA; translated from the coding sequence CTGGCCCTCGCGGTCATCGCCCTGGTCGTGGCGGCACCGCTGGCGGGAGCAGCCGAGGACAAGGCGGGTCCCCCGAGCGACTACCGGAGTTTCCTCGGGGGAAACTCCCGGCTCGTCATCTGGGTCGTCGCCGAGCTGCACCTGATGTTCGGGGCCTTCGTGCTCGGCGTGCCGATCTTCGCCTCCATCGTGGAGGTCATCGGGTGGCGCACCGGGGAGCGGCGCTACGACGACCTCGCCCAGGAGTTCACCAAGCTGCTGTCGGCCGCCTTCTCCACCACGGCGGCCTTTGGCGGGCTCCTCATCTTCGCCCTGGTCGGCCTCTACCCGCGCTTCATGACCTTCCTCACCTCGATCTTCCACGAGACCTTCTACGTCTACGCGCTCCTCTTCTTCGCCGAGGGGTTCACCCTCTACCTCTACTACTACGGCTGGGAGCGCATGCAGGGGCGCTGGAAGGGACTCCATGTGCTCCTGGGGATTCTCCTGAACCTCTCGGGGACGGCGCTCATGTTGATCGCCAACGCCTGGGCCGCGTACATGATGGCGCCGTCCGGCATCGACAAGGAGAGCCTCCGCTTTGTCGGGACCACCTGGCAGGCCGTGGCGAACCCGCTCTGGATCCCGCTAGCGATCCACCGCTTCATCGCCAACATCGCCTTCGGGGGCTTCATCGTCGGAGCGTATGCGGCAGTCAAGTTCCTCGGCGCCCGGAGCGAGGCCGACCGCGCCCACTACGACTGGATGGGCTACGTGGGGAACTTCGTTGGGCTGGCCGCCCTGATCCCGCTGCCCTTCGCCGGCTACTACCTGGGCCGGGAGGTCTACTCGGCGAGCCCCGTGATGGGCAACAACATGATGGGCGGCGCGTTTTCGTGGACCTTCATTATCCAGGCCGTCCTCATCGGGATCCTGTTCATCGGCGGCAACTACTACCTGTGGGCGGGCATGGGACGCATCGAGGGCGCCGAGCGCTACCAGCCCTACATCAAGTACATCAACGTGATCCTGCTGGTGTGCTTCGCCGTCTGGCTCACGCCGCGCAACATCCCGCTGACGGGCGAAGAGCAGATGGCCCTGGGCGGCCAGTTCCACCCGCTGCTCAAGTACCTCGGGCTCATGTCGGCCAAGAACGCGGCGGTGAACTTCATCATCCTGTCCACGTTCTTCTCCTTCCTCCTGTACCGCCGCGGCAACAAGGGGCGCCCCCGCCCCTTCGCCGAGCAAGGACCGGGGGCGACGCTCGCCCTGGGGGCGGTCGCGGCGGTGTCGATCGCCGTGCTCTCCTGGTACGCCTGGACCCTGCTGACGCTGGACCCGAAGACGCTCGACCTCACCCCGGCCCAGGCCGGCTACTTCCGGCCCCCCGCCTATCTCCTCTTCGGGCAGGTCGGGATGGTGCTGCTCACGGCCTTCCTCACGCTCCGCGACCGGGGCAAGCTCGGGCAGGCCCTCTTCTTCGCCTCCACGACGCTGGCCTCCGTCTTCGTCCTCGGCGTCTACGGCTTCGTCATCATGGAGAAGGCCAACCCCTTCCTCCGCAACGTCGCCGTGGCCCAGTGGCTCATGGTGATGGTCTGCCTCCTGTGGAACACCACCATCGACGTGCTCGTCTTCCGCGGCGCGGAGAGCGTCGGCGGCATCCGCTGGGGCAAGATGCCGGCGCGCTCCCAGTACGCGCTGGTCCTCCTCTGCGTGACCATCGTCATGCTCATGGGGATGATGGGCTTCATCCGCTCGGGGCTGCGCGAGGACTGGCACGTCTACGGCGTGCTCCAGGACACCTCGACGTGGGCCTGGACGCCGACCAATGCCTACATGATGCGAGTGGTCGGGAGCATCGTCGTTGCCTTCCTCGGGCTTGTGTCCTTCGTCTTCTGGCTGGCGGGGCTGGGGGAGCACGAGCGCAGGGACCGGGGCCCGGCATGA
- a CDS encoding c-type cytochrome, translating to MKRPFLGVVVFTLAVILALVGIAELVTRVSGEGGRRPAAALTSADITSETGEVVFWGKGKCSTCHAVGSRGASIRGPNQGEAGPLGLAIGARAVERAKERSRATGRPYTVTDYLVESVTEPGAYVVEGFKNEMPDPTRPPISLKLEELRAVILYLQTLGGEPDAAAIKLPERLLAAARGAPATEEWKPYLPGDPAKGEKLFFDADSNAACGKCHAVKDRGGTVGPELTQVAGTRDPKFIIESILDPSKEIASGYEPVLIVTKDNRYITGIVKREDATHVEVMDNQAEIQKIAKAEIQQRSPQKTSLMPGNFKEILTVEEFHDLLAFVLTLR from the coding sequence ATGAAGCGGCCGTTCCTCGGCGTGGTCGTCTTCACCCTCGCCGTGATCCTCGCGCTCGTGGGGATCGCCGAGCTGGTGACGCGGGTGTCCGGCGAGGGGGGGCGCCGGCCCGCCGCCGCGCTCACCTCCGCCGACATCACGTCCGAGACCGGCGAGGTAGTCTTCTGGGGGAAGGGGAAGTGCTCCACCTGTCACGCGGTGGGCAGCCGCGGCGCGTCCATCCGGGGGCCGAACCAGGGCGAGGCCGGACCCCTGGGGCTCGCCATCGGGGCGCGGGCCGTGGAGCGCGCCAAGGAGCGGTCCAGGGCCACGGGCCGGCCCTATACGGTCACGGACTACCTCGTCGAGAGCGTGACGGAGCCCGGGGCGTATGTCGTCGAGGGCTTCAAGAACGAGATGCCGGATCCGACGCGGCCGCCGATCTCGCTCAAGCTCGAGGAGCTCCGGGCGGTGATCCTCTATCTTCAGACCCTCGGCGGCGAGCCGGACGCCGCCGCCATCAAGCTGCCCGAGCGGCTCCTCGCCGCCGCCAGGGGGGCGCCGGCGACGGAGGAGTGGAAGCCCTACCTCCCCGGCGATCCGGCCAAGGGGGAGAAGCTCTTCTTCGACGCGGACTCCAACGCCGCCTGCGGCAAGTGCCACGCCGTGAAGGACCGGGGCGGCACGGTGGGGCCGGAGCTGACCCAGGTGGCGGGAACGCGCGATCCGAAGTTCATCATCGAGTCCATCCTGGACCCGTCAAAGGAGATCGCCTCGGGGTACGAGCCGGTGCTCATCGTGACCAAGGACAACCGCTATATCACCGGGATCGTCAAAAGGGAGGATGCGACCCACGTCGAGGTGATGGACAACCAGGCGGAGATCCAGAAGATCGCCAAGGCCGAGATCCAGCAGCGGTCGCCGCAGAAGACCTCCCTCATGCCGGGCAACTTCAAGGAGATCCTGACCGTGGAGGAGTTCCACGATCTCCTGGCCTTCGTGCTGACGCTCCGATGA